The Pseudomonas moraviensis genome contains the following window.
TCAACGGTCAGTACGCCAAACGCGACCGGTACGCCGAACTCCATGGAGACCTGGGCCAGGCCTTTGGTGCACTCGCCAGCCACGTATTCGAAGTGCGGAGTACCGCCACGAATGACCGCGCCGAGGGCGATGATGGCTGCGAACTCGCCTTTCTGGGCGACTTTCTGCGCAACCAGCGGGATTTCGAAGGCGCCCGGTGCGCGGATGATGGTGATGTCGCCTTCGCTCACGCCGTGGCGAACCAGGGCATCAACGGCACCGCTGACCAGGCTTTCAACCACGAAGCTGTTGAAACGGCCCACTACCAGAGCGTAGCGGCCTTTAGGGGCGATGAAGGTACCTTCGATGGTCTTCAGGGTCATTCGTCAGTTCTCTTAAAGAGCCGGGACGCGTCTCGTACGCATCCCTCAGTGATATAAGCCGCGATTTCATGGCCGGAAACACCGCATTGCTGCTCGATGATGAACCTGTGGCGAGCAATCTCCCTCGCCACAATCGATCTACGTCAACAATGCCGAATTCACCGGGTCATTATTCGGAGGGCACGTATTCTACAACTTCCAGATCGAAACCGGATATCGCATTGAACTTCATCGGTGCCGACATCAAGCGCATTTTGCGCACGCCGAGGTCACGCAGGATCTGCGAACCGGCACCGACAATGCTGTAGGTGGTCGGTTTTTTCGGCGCTGCCTGCTCACCGGTTTCACGGATATGCGCCAGCAACACGTCGCCATCGAGTGGGTGACCGAGCAACAGCACCACACCGCTGCCGGCCTCGGCGACCGCAGCCATGGCGGCGCGCAGGCTCCAGCGGCCCGGTTGCTTGACCATCAACAGGTCGCGCAGCGGGTCCATGTTGTGCACGCGAACCAGGGTCGGCTCTTCGGCGCAGACAGTGCCCAGCGTCAGGGCCATGTGCACGTCGCCTTCCACCGAATCACGATAGGTCACCAGGTTGAATTGGCCCAGTTCGCTGTCCAGCGGCTGCTCGGCAATCCGCTGAACGGTACGTTCGTGGATCATCCGGTAGTGAATCAGGTCGGCGATGGTGCCGATCTTGATGTTGTGTTCAGCGGCGAATGCTTCAAGTTCAGCGCGACGGGACATGGTGCCGTCGTCGTTCATCACTTCGCAGATCACTCCGCTCGGCTCGAAACCGGCCATGCGCGCCAGGTCGCAAGCGGCTTCAGTGTGGCCGGCGCGCGCGAGGGTGCCGCCGGCCTGGGCCATCAGCGGAAAAATGTGGCCCGGGCTGACGATGTCTTCAGCCCTGGCGTCTTTGGCGGCAGCCGCTTGCACGGTGCGCGCGCGATCCGCAGCGGAAATACCGGTGGTCACGCCCTCGGCGGCTTCGATGGATACGGTGAACTTGGTGCCGAAACCGGAACCGTTGCGCGGCGCCATCAGCGGCAGCTTCAACAATTCGCAACGCTCGCGGCTCATCGGCATGCAGATCAGGCCACGGGCGTGCTTGGCCATGAAGTTGATGTGTTCGGCCTGGCAGCATTCGGCGGCCATGATCAGATCGCCTTCGTTCTCGCGGTCTTCGTCATCCATTAGGATGACCATCTTGCCTTGGCGGATGTCTTCAACCAGTTCTTCGATGCTATTGAGCGCCACAAGGCACCCCCTTCTTTTAAATTATTTGAGGTAGCCGTTTTGGGCCAGAAAGCTTTCGGTGATGGTGCTGCCGGCGGTCTTCTCAGCGGCTTTGTCGCCCAGCAGCAAACGCTCCAGATAACGCGCCAGCAGGTCGACTTCCAGGTTCACCCGGCGGCCCGGCTTGTACGCAGCCATGATGGTTTCGCTCAAGGTGTGCGGAATGATCGTCAGCATGAATTCGGCGCCATCGACTTCGTTCACGGTCAGGCTGGTGCCGTCGACGGTGATCGAGCCTTTATGGGCGATGTACTTGGCCAGTTCCTTCGGCGCGCGGATGCGAAATTCCACGGCGCGGGCATTGTCGCTGCGTGAGACCACTTCGCCGACACCATCGACGTGACCGCTGACCAGATGCCCACCGAGGCGAGTGGTCGGGGTCAGGGCTTTTTCCAGGTTGACCGGGCTGCCGCTTTTCAGGTCATTCATGGCGGTGCAATCGAGGGTTTCGCGGCTGACGTCGGCGGCAAAGCCGTCACCGGGCAACTCGACGGCGGTCAGGCAAACGCCGTTGACCGCGATGCTGTCGCCCAGTTTGACGTCGCTCAGGTCGAGCTTGCCGGTTGCGACGTGCACCCGCACATCACCACCCTTTGGGGTCAGTGCGCGGATACTGCCGATGGATTCGATGATGCCGGTGAACATGGGGTTCTCCTTGAGAACGGGGGCCAGCGCTAACGCGATGGCCGGGAATTATACGCGGGCTGAAGGGACAGGGATCGCAGTGACTCGCCAGTCATCGCCCACCGCGCGGATTTCACTGATTTTCAGCTCCGGCGCGTCCTTCATCTGCGCCAGCGGCCAGTCGAGCAACGGACGCGCCGTGGAGCCGAGAAACTTGCCGGCGATGAAGATCACGAATTCGTCGACCAGACCGAGTTGCGCAAAGGCGCCGGCCAGACGCGGACCAGCCTCGACCAGCACCTCGTTGGTGCCACGATTGGCCAGTTCGATGAGCAACCGATGCAGATCGACCTGGCCGTCTTCACCCGGCACGATCAGGCATTCCGGGCCGTTGGCGTATTGCTCTTCGACCGCAACACAGGTGGCGACCAGCGCCGGCCCGGCCTTGAAAAACGGCGCATCCAGCGGCACCCGCAGGCGGCCGTCAATGAGCACGCGCAGCGGCGGACGACTCATGGCCAGCGCAGTTTGTTCGCTGTCGAGACCGAGTTCGTCAGCGCGCACGGTCAGCCGTGCGCCATCGGCCAGCACCGTGTCGGCGCCAGTCAGCACCACCGCCGCTTCTGCACGCAAACGCTGCACCGCAGAACGCGCCGCCGGGCCGGTGATCCACTGGCTCTCGCCGCTTTCCATCGCTGTGCGACCGTCGAGGCTCATGGCCAACTTGACCCGCACGAACGGCAAGCCGTGTTCCATGCGTTTCAGAAAACCTTGATTGAGCTTGCGCGCTTCCGCTTCCAGCACACCACTTTGCGTGGCGATACCGGCCTCGGCCAAGCGCTGCAAACCGCGTCCGGCGACCTGTGGATTGGGATCACGCATCGCCGCCACGACCCGGGCAACGCCGGCGGTCACCAAGGCATCGGCGCACGGCGGCGTGCGCCCGTGGTGGCTGCAGGGTTCGAGAGTCACGTACGCCGTCGCGCCGCGGGACTGCTCGCCCGCGGCGCGCAGGGCGTGGACTTCGGCATGGGGTTCGCCTGCGCGCTCATGCCAGCCTTCGCCGACAATCTGCCCGTCACGCACCAGCACGCAACCGACCCGTGGATTGGGATGAGTGGTGTAGTGGCCCTTGCGCGCCAGTTCCAGCGCGCGCGCCATGAAATGCGCGTCGAGGATCGCCTGCTCGGCGGCGGTGGTCATTCTTTCACCGGTTCGCGGGCGAGGCGGTCGATCTCTTCGCGGAATTCATTGAGGTCCTGAAAGCGCCGGTACACCGAGGCAAAACGGATATACGCGACCTCATCGAGTTTTTGCAGTTCGGCCATCACCAGTTCGCCGACCACGAGGGATTTGACCTCGCGCTCGCCGGTGGCGCGCAACTTGTGCTTGATGTGGACCAGAGAGGATTCGAGGCGCTCGACGCTGACCGGACGTTTCTCCAGCGCGCGCTGCATGCCGGCGCGGAGCTTTTCTTCGTCGAATGGTTGGCGGCTGCCATCGGTTTTGATCAGGCGCGGCAACACCAGTTCGGCCGTCTCGAACGTCGTGAAACGTTCGCCGCAGGCCAGGCATTCACGCCGGCGGCGCACCTGTTCGCCCTCGGCGACCAGACGCGAGTCGATGACCTTGGTGTCGTTGGCACCGCAGAAGGGACAGTGCATGGTGGCTGGCAACAAAAAATGGGAGGGCCATGGTAGCGCATCCCCGTGGCAAGACAAGCCATAGGCTTTGCGGTATACAGAACGGCATGATCGTCTGATCCATGGAATTCATTCTGCCGGAGTCTCCAATGCCGTTACGTCCGCTCGTTTTGCTCAGTCTTTTCAGCCTGCTGGTGGCCTGTGGCAGCGACGCACCCAAGCCGCAACCGCCGACGCCAGGCCCTGCGCCGCAGCAGGCGCAGAAAAAAGCCAAGGAAGCCGCCGAACTCGGCCCGCTGCCGGCGCATCAGCGCGAACTGAGCGGCACCCTGCAAGGCGTGCCGGCCGGCGCCGAAGTCGAACTGGCGCTGCTGGTGATCGACGAAAAGGACCGCCCGCAGCAACTGCTCGCCAGTTCCAGCCTGATCGGCAATAACCAGATCCTGCCGTTTCACCTGCGCTTCAACCCTGAGGCGTTTCCGCCCGGCGCACGGGTTGAACTGCGCGGTCGCGCCAGCCAGTCCGGGCAACTGATTCTGCACCTGCCGTCGCAGACCATCACCCAACCGACCACTCAGGCGTTGGGCCAGCTGCAATTCGTCAAAGCGCCATGAAGGCACCGCTCGACCTGCAACATGCCTTGGGCGAATTGCTCGGCGACGCCAGACTGAAAGCCTGCGCGTTGCCCGGCACCGATTTGCATCTGTGGCTGATCGACGGCGATAACATGGCCCGCGAGTTCAGCCAGGAAGAAACCCAGCGCATCCTGCATGAACCGCCCTATTGGAGTTTTTGCTGGGCCAGCGGCTTGGCCGTGGCGCGTTATCTGGCGCAGTTTCCAGAGTGGGTGGGCGGCAAACGCGTGCTGGATTTCGGCGCCGGTTCCGGGATTGCCGGGATCGCGGCGGTGAAGGCCGGCGCGCTGGAAGTGGTGGCCTGCGATCTCGATCCGTTGGCGATCGCCGCGTGCCGGGCGAATGCCGAGCTCAATGCTGTGCAGATGAGCTACTCGACGGATTTCTTTGCCGAAGCCGATCGCTTCGATCTGATACTGGTCGCCGACGTGTTGTACGACCGGGCCAATCTGCCGCTGCTCGATGCGTTTCTCAGTCGCGGGCGCGAGGCGCTGGTGGCGGATTCGCGGGTGCGCGATTTTCGTCATCCGCTGTATGAGCGGATTGAAATGCTCGAGGCGATGACCTTGCCGGATCTGGCGGAGCCGGAAGAATTCCGACATGTCAGCCTCTACCATGCGCGGCGTGACTGACGCCGCCAAAAGATCGCAGCCTTCGGCAGCTCCTTGTATCTCGACTAACGCTCCGCCAGGAGCGATAGTTCTCGACTGATCATCGAGGGAGGGACTTGGAAGCCGCGCAGCTCCTTAGGCTTTTTGCCTGTGACGTAGATCGTGCTCCAGCCCTCCACACTCACTCGTACAGTTCGCACGGTATCTTGGGCCCGCCTCCGGCGAGAGCCCGCATTCGCAAGGTTGGACAGAGTGAAGTGATGATCGCAACAGGGAACAAGTGGAGAAACGATCATGTCTGGTTTCGTTGGCGTCGACATCGCAAAGAACACCTTTGATATCGCTACACACCTGCCCAATGGCAAGCACAAAACCAAGGCCAAGCTGGCCAACGACCCAAAGGGCTTTAAAGAGTTTGAGGCGTGGCTAGAAAAAAACGCCGAGCGTTCGGCCCTGATCGTGATGGAAGCCACGAGCGTCTACCACTTGGAGCTCGCGGAGTTCGTTTACAACAAAGGCTTCCGGGTCTGCGTCGTGAACCCGGCTACGACCAAAGCGTACGCTGACAGCGAACTGCGCCGCATCAAGACTGATAAAAGTGATGCCAAACTGATCGCTGACTTTGCCCGGGAAAAGGATCAAAAACTTCACCCATGGGCGCCTGAGCCGCTGAAATACCGCCAGTTGAAAGCAATGGTGCGCCGCCTGGATGACCTTCAGGAAATGGAACAAATGGAGCTTAATCGTCTGGACGTTTCCGACGAAAAGGTCAAAGACTCGATCAACTCTGTTCTGCGCCATATCGAAAAAGAGATCGTGGAAACGCATAAGGCGATCAAAAAACACATCGATGACGACCCGGATATGCGTCAGATGCGGAATCTGATCGTAACCATCGACGGCATCGGACAAAAAACGCTTGAACGATTGCTGGCCGAACTGGGTGACTTGCGCAAATACAGTGACCCTCGCCAACTGGTCGCTGCTGCGGGGCTCAATCCAAAGCTGCAGGAATCAGGAAAGCTCAAAGGTCATACCCTGATCTCAAGAGTAGGGTCAGCACGGCTGCGTGCAGGCCTCTACATGCCTGGCATGGTGGCGCTGAAACACAATAAGGCGATCAAGGCGATGAAAGAACGCCTGGAAGCCAACGGCAAGGCTCCCAAGCAGATCATCTGCGCAGCAATGCGCAAGCTGCTGCACTTCGTTTACGGAGTGCTCAAGTCAGGACTGCCATATGACCCGAAACTTGCGCTTGCCCGGTAAGGCTCAAGACGGTATCTACTCTGGATAGCGTTCCCATGTAGGAGCTGCCGAAGGCTGCGATCTTTTGCGCCACCCCTTATAGTGCGTTCATTGACGCTTAGAGAGATCCCCCATGAGTCAGCAAACGCCGTACATCTTCGACGCCACGACTGCCGATTTCGACCAGTCGGTGATCGAAGCCTCCTTCAACAAGCCGGTGCTGGTGGATTTCTGGGCCGAATGGTGTGCGCCGTGCAAGGCGTTGATGCCGATGCTGCAAGGCATTGCCGAGAGCTATCAGGGCGAGCTGCTGCTGGCCAAGGTCAATTGCGACATCGAGCAGGACATCGTCGCCCGCTTCGGCATTCGCAGCCTGCCGACCGTGGTGCTGTTCAAGGACGGTCAGCCGGTCGATGGCTTTGCCGGCGCTCAACCGGAATCTGCCGTGCGCGCCCTGCTCGAACCGCATGTGCAAATGCCGCCACCGGCTGCTGCCGACCCGTTCGAACAGGCTCAGGCGATGTTCGACGACGGCCGTTTCGCCGAGGCCGAAGCGGCTCTGGTCGCCCTGCTCAATGAAGACAATACCAACGCCAGGGCGCTGATCCTCTACGCACGCTGCCTGACCGAACGCGGTGAGCTGGGCGAAGCGCAAACTGTGCTCGACGCGGTCAAGAGCGATGAGCACAAAGCCGCACTGGCCGGGGCCAAGGCGCAGATCCAGTTCCTCGGCCTCGCCCGGGACCTGCCGGACGCCGCCGACCTGAAGAGCCGCCTGGCGCAAAATCCGCAGGACGATGAAGCGGTGTATCAACTGGCGATCCAGCAACTGGCACGCCAGCAATACGAAGCGGCGCTGGACGCCCTGCTCAAACTGTTCATCCGCAACCGCAACTATGGCGAAGGCTTGCCGCACAAGACCTTGCTGCAGGTGTTCGAGCTGCTGGGCAATGATCACCCGTTGGTGACGGTGTATCGCCGCAAGATGTTTGCTGCGCTTTATTGAGAGCAAAAGATCGCAGCGTGCCGCAGCTCCTACATCGGATCGTGTTCACCGCGGTTTTTGCGGAGGAACGCTGATTCTATAGGAGCTGCCGAAGGCTGCGATCTTTAGCGGTTCACTCGATCCAGCTATAGAGCGGCGTATCCCCGCCGCTCGCCACCTTCACATCGGTACTGTGGCGCAAACGCACCAGCAAACGCTTGCCCGCCGCCGCACTGCCGGTCAGCGCCTCCAACTGATCGAGCAGATCCGGTCCACTCAGTTGCCCAGCCTTGCGCAGCAAGTCTCTGGCCACCTGCCACAGCGCATCGTCCTGACTCACCGGCTTCGCCGCCGGGGCCGACGTCACTGCCTCAGACTGCGCAACCGGCGCCTGCCCGCTCAGCGCCGAACCGAGCCTCGCCCAATCGCTGTCATCCAGCTCCACCGTCAAATCCACCGGCACCTCGCCGACCGTTCCGCGTATCCGCAACATCGAGTTCGCTCCTGCATTTTTCTGACCTGCATGCTCCCACGGGACTTGTGCAACGCCAAGTAAAGGGCGCCAAACACATCTGGTAATTCCCGGTTAATCGGCTAAATTAATCTCTTTTTGCGGGAAGGATTCCCAATGTCTTCAGGACGAAAACTGGCCTCTAAAGGAGGCCCGACCTCTACAGGTGGCGTGATACTTGAAGGAAATGAGAACCTCAATATCGAAGGAAGAATAATCGCTTCCATTGGATAACTCGCCAGTTGTCCGGTTTGTGGGCCTGGCAAAGGCCCCATCGTAGCAGTGGGTGAAAGAACGCTGATTTTACCTGCCGGACCAGCTGCGCTAGAGGGTGACTACGTCGCCTGCGGTTGTCCGCCCATGACAAATAAGCTGCTCACTCAGCAACACAGTGGTTTTGCAGGAATTGGCCGGCCCGCTCCAATTGACATGGGGCCACCGATTGCTGCCCTGACCTCTTATCGCTACTTGCAGGTCATCATCGAACGCCTCGATGACACGGAAAAGCCAGGTTTGGCTTACAAACTCAAGGACAAGGCGAAGGTTGCCGTTTTACAAGACAGCACTTGCAACCTCACAGGCGAAGGCTGCGAACACCCGGTAAAAAACGCTTCGGATTACGACACCCTGTTGGTAGGGGAAGATTCCGAATGGACTTTCTATGCCTATGAAGAGCCCCTGACACAGGATTTGTCATGAAATCGGAAATCAAACTCATCTTTAAAGACTTTCTGATGCAGCCACCGCCAGGCGTAAAATTTCAGCTGCTTATTGACGGTCAAGTCGTAGATGACAACATCGTTCAAAACGATGACAGGCCTCGCATGTATTCATTAATGTCCAAAAACGGCCAGATCGCTATAACGCTCGCGGGCAAGGAACTATCGTCGATCAAGACCCGAGACACCCACGAAGTGACGGTTCAGATTGTGGGGAACTCCGGTACAAAAAAAGGTATGCACACTGCGACGTTGAATCCAGGGAAGTCTCTTTCGATCGTAGCGATATCACCGTGGGTAAAAGTCCCGCTTACGACCAGCGGCGCTGTCTCGAACGACGCGTTCTACGAAGTCGAATATGGTGTGAAACGTACCAATGAAACCCGAACGGTGAAAGTCGTCATTCAGGACATGCCGCGCAGGATACTGATGGAGGCGCTGTCACACCGGGGATCAACACAATGGGCAGGGAATAAAAGCAAAAAGTCGCTACCACACCCTACTCTCAGGCAGAGCGTGGAATTTCCACCAAACACAAATAAATGCAATCTGTTCGTCTACGACGTGCTGACCGCAATTGGGGTCAACGTGGCGTTGATTGAACATGGCAAATCGAAATACCTGCCATATTTCTCCAAGGTTAGCCCTCCGCTCGCGGGTGAATGGGCGAATGGACAACGATTGCTCAACAGCTGGAAAGTCGAGCGCACGCCGTTGCCCGGGGACGTCGGCGCTTACGCAATGAATTATTCCGACGCCAGCGGCCATGTCGGCTTCGTTCTAACGAAGGGCGTATGCATTTCTGCAGGGTGGGAAAAAGTTGAAGTTAACGACGCAGGTTTTCGCCATGCGACCGGTAATGCAAATCCCAGCGACCATGACTTCACTATTTTCCGACGCTACAAACACAGCACGCCACAATGAAACGCCCTTATTCGCTCCTCCTCATAATTCCGTTTTTGCTCATTGTGGCATGGCGCATCTGGTTGCCTGCCGATCTTTCGGCTTGTCCCGCTGACGGGGAAACTGCAGGTCCACTGACCCTTGTTATTCGTGATTACTTTGAGCGCAATAGCCGGACCGACTGGCGAAACATGGATGATCGTTTCGACATACTTTCAACCCCCGAAGGCCAGAGCATAGCGAGTCAACCGAATTCACACACTTGCGAAGCATTGCGGGTACTGCAGAGTCCGGCGTTCAGTCAGAGTGAAAAAATCTTCACCCTAGCACTGATGTTCAGACTGCCAATCGACCAGTACATGGCCCTGATGGATCGCAGTCATCAACTCTACACGCAGGGCAAAATGGATAAGGAGGTGCTGACTCTGGTGGTATTTCCGCGCGGAACAGCCATCAACTACTGGTGGCTTCCGGCTTGGCGACAGCGTTTCAGTCGCGATGCCCCGAGCGTGCTCGACGCAAATCTGATCAACGATGTTCTTTCGGGACACTATTGGTTCGACTATCCCGGCGCAGGCTTCTGATTCTGCAAGCATGACATCCAATCCCAGCACCGCCCGCGAACTCATCCCGGGCGGTGCCTAGCCAAGTCTTGCGCAATCCCAAGCGCACGGGCACACTCTGCGCACTTTCGTTATAAGATTACATAACAAATTTTTCATTTTTTGGAGTCCGCCATGCGTCGTTTGCTGCTCGCTTTGCCGTTTGCCCTGTTGCCGCTGGCCGCTGCCCATGCGGTTGATGAGCACGATCACGACCATGAGCACGGCAGCCTCGGCGCGCATGAGCATGGTGTGGGTCGCCTGAACGCCGCGCTCGACGGTCAGACCCTGGAGCTGGAACTGGAAAGCCCGGCGATGAACCTGGTCGGTTTCGAACATGCGGCCACGTCGGACGCGGACAAGGCCAAAGTCGCTGCCGCTCGTGCGCAGCTGGAAAAACCATTGGCGCTGTTCAGTCTGCCCGCTGCGGCCGGTTGCAAAGTGGTCAGCCAGGAACTGGAAAGCCCGCTGTTCGGCGACAAGCCGGACGCTGACGATCACGACGAAGATGAAGCGGACAAGGACGGTCACGAGCATCACCACGACCACAGCGAAATCCATGCGCATTACCAGTTCAACTGCGCCACACCGGGGGCGCTGAATACGCTGGATCTGGCGAACGTCTTCAAGACCTTCCCGGCTACGCAGAAGATTCAGGTACAACTGATCAGCGCCAGCGGCCAGCAAGGCACGGAAGTGACGGCGAAATCGGCTGCGCTGAAATTCTGAATATTGTAGAGACCCCCTGTAGGAGTGAGCCTGCTCGCGATGAGGCCAGCACATTCAGCATCTATGCTGACTGACCCACCGCCATCGCGAGCAGGCTCGCTCCTACACAGTGGCCACGCAACTACCCGATCGGTTTCAAATGACCCAAGCACTCATCGAACTTTCCGACCTGGGCTTCAACTGGCCCGGTCACCCGACGCTGCTGGACATCCCGGCGTTTCGTCTGGAAGCCGGCGAAACCCTGTTTCTCAAAGGCCCCAGCGGCAGCGGCAAGACCACCCTGCTCGGCCTGCTTGGCGGGGTGCAGAAGCCCAATCGCGGCAGCATTCGCCTGCTCGGCCAGGAGCTGACCGAACTCTCCGCCGGCAAGCGCGATACGTTCCGTGTCGATCACACTGGCTACATTTTCCAGCAATTCAATCTGCTGCCGTTTCTCTCGGTGCGCGAGAACGTCGAGTTGCCGTGTCACTTCTCGAAACTGCGCGCGCAACGAGCGAAACAGCGCCACGGCAGCGTCGATCAAGCCGCCGCCACGTTGCTTGCCCACTTGGGTCTGAAAGACCAAAGCCTGCTCAGTCGCCGCGCCGATTCATTGTCCATCGGCCAGCAACAACGGGTCGCTGCCGCCCGCGCATTGATTGGCCAACCGGAACTGGTGATCGCCGACGAACCGACCTCGGCGCTGGATTACGACGCCCGCGAGAACTTCATTCGCCTGCTGTTCGCCGAATGCCGCGAGGCGGGATCGAGTCTGTTGTTCGTCAGCCACGACCAGAGCCTGGCGCCGCTGTTCGACCGTCACCTGTCCCTGGCCGAGCTTAACCGCGCCGCCACGTCTGCCGAGGTCTGAGATGTATCTGTTTCGTCTGGCTATGGCCAGCCTGGCCAACCGCCGTTTCACTGCCCTGCTCACCGCTTTCGCCATTGCTCTTTCGGTGTGCCTGCTGCTCGCCGTCGAGCGCGTACGCACCGAAGCCAAAGCCAGTTTCGCCAGCACCATCAGCGGCACTGACCTGATCGTCGGCGCCCGCTCCGGCTCGGTCAATCTGCTGTTGTATTCGGTGTTTCGCATCGGCAATGCGACCAACAACATTCGTTGGGACAGCTTCGAACATTTCGCCAGCAACCCGAAAGTGAAGTGGGCGATCCCCATGTCCCTCGGCGATTCCCATCGCGGCTATCGTGTGATGGGCACCACCGAAGCCTATTTCGAGCACTACCAGTACGGGCGCCAGCAACATCTGGCGCTGGCAGACGGACGTGCGTTTGCCAATGATC
Protein-coding sequences here:
- the ribD gene encoding bifunctional diaminohydroxyphosphoribosylaminopyrimidine deaminase/5-amino-6-(5-phosphoribosylamino)uracil reductase RibD codes for the protein MTTAAEQAILDAHFMARALELARKGHYTTHPNPRVGCVLVRDGQIVGEGWHERAGEPHAEVHALRAAGEQSRGATAYVTLEPCSHHGRTPPCADALVTAGVARVVAAMRDPNPQVAGRGLQRLAEAGIATQSGVLEAEARKLNQGFLKRMEHGLPFVRVKLAMSLDGRTAMESGESQWITGPAARSAVQRLRAEAAVVLTGADTVLADGARLTVRADELGLDSEQTALAMSRPPLRVLIDGRLRVPLDAPFFKAGPALVATCVAVEEQYANGPECLIVPGEDGQVDLHRLLIELANRGTNEVLVEAGPRLAGAFAQLGLVDEFVIFIAGKFLGSTARPLLDWPLAQMKDAPELKISEIRAVGDDWRVTAIPVPSARV
- a CDS encoding ABC transporter ATP-binding protein: MTQALIELSDLGFNWPGHPTLLDIPAFRLEAGETLFLKGPSGSGKTTLLGLLGGVQKPNRGSIRLLGQELTELSAGKRDTFRVDHTGYIFQQFNLLPFLSVRENVELPCHFSKLRAQRAKQRHGSVDQAAATLLAHLGLKDQSLLSRRADSLSIGQQQRVAAARALIGQPELVIADEPTSALDYDARENFIRLLFAECREAGSSLLFVSHDQSLAPLFDRHLSLAELNRAATSAEV
- a CDS encoding YbaY family lipoprotein, translated to MPLRPLVLLSLFSLLVACGSDAPKPQPPTPGPAPQQAQKKAKEAAELGPLPAHQRELSGTLQGVPAGAEVELALLVIDEKDRPQQLLASSSLIGNNQILPFHLRFNPEAFPPGARVELRGRASQSGQLILHLPSQTITQPTTQALGQLQFVKAP
- a CDS encoding CHAP domain-containing protein, which codes for MKSEIKLIFKDFLMQPPPGVKFQLLIDGQVVDDNIVQNDDRPRMYSLMSKNGQIAITLAGKELSSIKTRDTHEVTVQIVGNSGTKKGMHTATLNPGKSLSIVAISPWVKVPLTTSGAVSNDAFYEVEYGVKRTNETRTVKVVIQDMPRRILMEALSHRGSTQWAGNKSKKSLPHPTLRQSVEFPPNTNKCNLFVYDVLTAIGVNVALIEHGKSKYLPYFSKVSPPLAGEWANGQRLLNSWKVERTPLPGDVGAYAMNYSDASGHVGFVLTKGVCISAGWEKVEVNDAGFRHATGNANPSDHDFTIFRRYKHSTPQ
- the nrdR gene encoding transcriptional regulator NrdR — translated: MHCPFCGANDTKVIDSRLVAEGEQVRRRRECLACGERFTTFETAELVLPRLIKTDGSRQPFDEEKLRAGMQRALEKRPVSVERLESSLVHIKHKLRATGEREVKSLVVGELVMAELQKLDEVAYIRFASVYRRFQDLNEFREEIDRLAREPVKE
- the trxA gene encoding thioredoxin, with translation MSQQTPYIFDATTADFDQSVIEASFNKPVLVDFWAEWCAPCKALMPMLQGIAESYQGELLLAKVNCDIEQDIVARFGIRSLPTVVLFKDGQPVDGFAGAQPESAVRALLEPHVQMPPPAAADPFEQAQAMFDDGRFAEAEAALVALLNEDNTNARALILYARCLTERGELGEAQTVLDAVKSDEHKAALAGAKAQIQFLGLARDLPDAADLKSRLAQNPQDDEAVYQLAIQQLARQQYEAALDALLKLFIRNRNYGEGLPHKTLLQVFELLGNDHPLVTVYRRKMFAALY
- the ribE gene encoding 6,7-dimethyl-8-ribityllumazine synthase; amino-acid sequence: MTLKTIEGTFIAPKGRYALVVGRFNSFVVESLVSGAVDALVRHGVSEGDITIIRAPGAFEIPLVAQKVAQKGEFAAIIALGAVIRGGTPHFEYVAGECTKGLAQVSMEFGVPVAFGVLTVDSIEQAIERSGTKAGNKGAEAALSALEMVSLLAQLEAK
- a CDS encoding riboflavin synthase, which gives rise to MFTGIIESIGSIRALTPKGGDVRVHVATGKLDLSDVKLGDSIAVNGVCLTAVELPGDGFAADVSRETLDCTAMNDLKSGSPVNLEKALTPTTRLGGHLVSGHVDGVGEVVSRSDNARAVEFRIRAPKELAKYIAHKGSITVDGTSLTVNEVDGAEFMLTIIPHTLSETIMAAYKPGRRVNLEVDLLARYLERLLLGDKAAEKTAGSTITESFLAQNGYLK
- a CDS encoding class I SAM-dependent methyltransferase, with product MKAPLDLQHALGELLGDARLKACALPGTDLHLWLIDGDNMAREFSQEETQRILHEPPYWSFCWASGLAVARYLAQFPEWVGGKRVLDFGAGSGIAGIAAVKAGALEVVACDLDPLAIAACRANAELNAVQMSYSTDFFAEADRFDLILVADVLYDRANLPLLDAFLSRGREALVADSRVRDFRHPLYERIEMLEAMTLPDLAEPEEFRHVSLYHARRD
- a CDS encoding IS110 family transposase, whose translation is MSGFVGVDIAKNTFDIATHLPNGKHKTKAKLANDPKGFKEFEAWLEKNAERSALIVMEATSVYHLELAEFVYNKGFRVCVVNPATTKAYADSELRRIKTDKSDAKLIADFAREKDQKLHPWAPEPLKYRQLKAMVRRLDDLQEMEQMELNRLDVSDEKVKDSINSVLRHIEKEIVETHKAIKKHIDDDPDMRQMRNLIVTIDGIGQKTLERLLAELGDLRKYSDPRQLVAAAGLNPKLQESGKLKGHTLISRVGSARLRAGLYMPGMVALKHNKAIKAMKERLEANGKAPKQIICAAMRKLLHFVYGVLKSGLPYDPKLALAR
- the ribBA gene encoding bifunctional 3,4-dihydroxy-2-butanone-4-phosphate synthase/GTP cyclohydrolase II, whose translation is MALNSIEELVEDIRQGKMVILMDDEDRENEGDLIMAAECCQAEHINFMAKHARGLICMPMSRERCELLKLPLMAPRNGSGFGTKFTVSIEAAEGVTTGISAADRARTVQAAAAKDARAEDIVSPGHIFPLMAQAGGTLARAGHTEAACDLARMAGFEPSGVICEVMNDDGTMSRRAELEAFAAEHNIKIGTIADLIHYRMIHERTVQRIAEQPLDSELGQFNLVTYRDSVEGDVHMALTLGTVCAEEPTLVRVHNMDPLRDLLMVKQPGRWSLRAAMAAVAEAGSGVVLLLGHPLDGDVLLAHIRETGEQAAPKKPTTYSIVGAGSQILRDLGVRKMRLMSAPMKFNAISGFDLEVVEYVPSE
- a CDS encoding DUF2796 domain-containing protein translates to MRRLLLALPFALLPLAAAHAVDEHDHDHEHGSLGAHEHGVGRLNAALDGQTLELELESPAMNLVGFEHAATSDADKAKVAAARAQLEKPLALFSLPAAAGCKVVSQELESPLFGDKPDADDHDEDEADKDGHEHHHDHSEIHAHYQFNCATPGALNTLDLANVFKTFPATQKIQVQLISASGQQGTEVTAKSAALKF